Proteins from a genomic interval of Rhizobium etli CFN 42:
- a CDS encoding helix-turn-helix domain-containing protein, with protein sequence MTISGAGIRRMRLLRSMKQQHLAELLGLNQATVSRWERGQLAPSPDQAVKLERIFASPQYAAADAALKRLVEDSVRPVHLICDSTHQLMSASRPRQAEWRAPLGAFLGRSLFSYASAEIAAAEQSLEECGWHEGRLLTLTFDTGANGNVRLPIAPGRVTWERIRLSDGSAGRLVTTIR encoded by the coding sequence ATGACGATATCAGGAGCCGGCATACGCCGCATGCGGTTGTTGCGCAGCATGAAGCAGCAGCACCTCGCGGAGCTCCTCGGCCTCAACCAGGCGACCGTTTCGCGCTGGGAGCGCGGCCAGCTTGCTCCCTCGCCCGACCAAGCCGTCAAGCTGGAACGGATTTTCGCCTCGCCGCAATATGCTGCGGCCGATGCGGCTTTAAAGCGGCTGGTCGAGGATTCCGTCCGGCCTGTGCATCTGATCTGCGATAGCACCCATCAGCTTATGTCTGCTTCCCGACCGCGGCAGGCGGAATGGCGCGCACCGCTCGGCGCCTTTCTCGGCCGCTCTCTTTTTTCCTACGCCTCCGCCGAAATCGCTGCCGCCGAGCAGTCTCTGGAGGAGTGCGGCTGGCATGAGGGCAGGCTCCTGACGTTGACCTTCGATACCGGCGCCAACGGCAATGTGCGCCTGCCGATTGCCCCCGGCCGCGTCACCTGGGAGCGGATCAGGCTTTCCGACGGCAGCGCCGGCCGCCTCGTCACCACAATCCGCTGA
- a CDS encoding NAD-dependent epimerase/dehydratase family protein encodes MTILVTGSAGHLGEALMRSLRAQSRWARGIDIKPSAFTDMVGSIGDRGFIRQAMSGISHVIHAATLHKPHVATHGNRDFLDTNVGGTLNLLEEAIAAGVASFVFTSTTSAFGAALTPAIGEPAAWVTEDVLPVPKNIYGVTKLAAEGMSELFARKSRLPVVILRTSRFFPESDDDPDIRNGYSAENAQANELLHRRVDVSDVVGAHLLALEKAPAIGFGRYIVSATTPFLPGDLAELRRDAPAVVERLFPAANALYAERGWKMFPTLDRVYVNERARRELGWQPRYDFRFVLDRLRERREWRSPLALDVGSKGYHEEVFAEGPYPVD; translated from the coding sequence ATGACGATACTGGTGACGGGAAGCGCCGGCCATCTCGGCGAGGCGCTGATGCGCAGCTTGAGAGCTCAGAGCCGGTGGGCGCGCGGCATTGACATCAAGCCATCGGCTTTTACCGATATGGTCGGCTCCATCGGTGACCGCGGCTTCATCCGGCAGGCGATGTCGGGCATCAGCCACGTCATCCATGCCGCCACGCTGCACAAGCCGCATGTGGCGACCCATGGCAATCGCGATTTCCTTGACACCAATGTCGGCGGCACGCTGAACCTGCTCGAAGAGGCGATCGCGGCGGGTGTTGCGAGCTTCGTCTTCACCAGCACCACCAGCGCTTTCGGCGCGGCATTGACGCCGGCCATCGGCGAACCCGCGGCGTGGGTCACCGAGGACGTGCTTCCTGTCCCGAAGAATATCTACGGCGTGACAAAGCTCGCTGCCGAAGGAATGTCGGAACTGTTCGCCCGCAAATCCCGCCTGCCTGTTGTCATCCTCAGGACGTCGCGCTTCTTTCCCGAAAGCGATGACGATCCGGACATTCGCAACGGCTATTCGGCGGAAAACGCGCAGGCCAACGAGTTGCTTCATCGCCGCGTCGACGTCAGCGACGTGGTCGGCGCGCATTTGCTGGCGCTCGAAAAGGCGCCGGCGATCGGCTTCGGCCGCTATATCGTCTCGGCCACGACGCCTTTTCTGCCGGGTGATCTCGCCGAGCTCAGACGTGATGCGCCTGCTGTCGTCGAGCGGCTGTTTCCAGCTGCGAACGCCCTTTACGCCGAACGCGGCTGGAAGATGTTCCCGACGCTCGATCGCGTCTATGTCAACGAACGCGCAAGACGCGAACTTGGCTGGCAGCCGCGTTATGACTTCCGCTTTGTGCTCGATCGCCTGCGCGAGCGTCGCGAATGGCGAAGCCCGTTGGCGCTCGATGTCGGCTCCAAGGGCTACCACGAGGAGGTGTTCGCCGAAGGACCCTATCCGGTCGATTAG
- a CDS encoding cell division protein ZapA, translating to MAQVTVTIDGKAYRMACEEGQEDHLTDLATRFDRYVGHLKGQFGEIGDLRITVMAGIMIMDEIAELTRRIAGLESELESLRGNRDTVLAATARTEETLAAALGEVSSRIRGITDKLNGRAAPELN from the coding sequence ATGGCGCAGGTGACGGTAACGATCGACGGCAAAGCCTATCGCATGGCCTGTGAAGAAGGGCAGGAGGATCATCTGACTGATCTCGCCACCCGTTTCGACCGCTATGTCGGCCATCTCAAGGGCCAGTTCGGCGAGATCGGCGATCTCAGGATCACCGTCATGGCCGGCATCATGATCATGGACGAGATTGCCGAGCTGACGCGCCGCATCGCGGGGCTGGAGTCCGAGCTCGAGTCGCTGCGCGGCAACCGCGACACCGTGCTTGCCGCGACCGCCCGCACCGAGGAAACGCTGGCGGCGGCGCTCGGCGAGGTTTCGAGCCGCATTCGCGGCATCACCGACAAGCTGAATGGCCGGGCCGCTCCCGAACTCAATTGA
- a CDS encoding DUF4164 domain-containing protein, with protein sequence MMPTGKTMEAALDELRQAISSLENAVDMRIERQREQGEIEGEVRRVHADRSRLAQELDQAEFRANRLEEVNREVSRRLVTAMETIRAVLDR encoded by the coding sequence ATGATGCCCACAGGCAAAACCATGGAAGCAGCGCTCGACGAATTGAGACAAGCGATTTCGAGCCTCGAAAACGCCGTCGACATGCGCATTGAGCGACAGCGAGAGCAGGGTGAGATCGAGGGCGAGGTGCGACGTGTGCATGCCGACCGCTCCCGTCTGGCCCAGGAGCTCGACCAGGCCGAATTTCGCGCCAACCGGCTGGAAGAGGTCAATCGTGAGGTATCGCGGCGGCTGGTGACGGCCATGGAGACGATCCGCGCGGTTCTGGATCGCTGA
- the tkt gene encoding transketolase, whose translation MTSLQQNDRMANAIRFLAMDAVEKANSGHPGMPMGMADVATVLFTKYLRFDPKKPHWPNRDRFVLSAGHGSMLLYSLLYLTGYPDMTIEDLKQFRQVGSKTAGHPEYGHATGIETTTGPLGQGIANAVGMAIAERKLRDEFGADLQDHYTYVINGDGCLMEGISHEAIALAGHLKLNKLILFWDNNSITIDGAVSLSDSTDQIARFKAVHWNTIEIDGHDQAAIADAIEAAHKSDRPTFIACKTVIGFGAPNKAGSHKVHGSPLGADEIAATRRALNWDYEPFVVPSDVLDAWRAAGTRSDNLVKAWEETLSRSPARAEFSRRMAGDLPEGFDAAISAYKKKLAETRPTVATRKASEDALEIINGFVPETLGGSADLTPSNNTKTSQMHSITPTDFAGRYVHWGIREHGMASAMNGIALHGGLIPYSGGFLIFSDYCRPPIRLAALMGIRVIHVLTHDSIGVGEDGPTHQPVEQLAGLRAIPNLLVFRPADATETAECWQIAIKTHNRPSGLALTRQNLSPARTEYSEKNLCEQGAYTLAGNADAKVTIFASGSEVEIAVAARAALEAKGVSVRVVSVPCTELFFEQPEAYRKQVLGNSPVKIAVEAAVREGWDAFIGPEGTFIGMKSFGASGPVKDVYKHFGITADAVVAAAEAKL comes from the coding sequence ATGACCTCTCTCCAACAAAACGACCGGATGGCGAACGCGATCCGTTTCCTCGCCATGGACGCCGTTGAAAAGGCGAATTCCGGCCACCCTGGTATGCCGATGGGCATGGCTGACGTGGCGACGGTCCTGTTCACCAAATATCTGCGCTTCGACCCCAAGAAGCCGCATTGGCCGAACCGCGACCGCTTCGTGCTGTCGGCCGGCCATGGCTCGATGCTGCTCTATTCGCTGCTGTATCTGACGGGTTATCCCGACATGACGATCGAGGACCTCAAGCAGTTCCGTCAGGTCGGCTCCAAGACCGCCGGACACCCTGAATACGGCCACGCAACCGGCATCGAGACCACCACCGGCCCCCTCGGTCAGGGCATCGCCAATGCCGTCGGCATGGCGATCGCGGAACGCAAGCTGCGCGACGAATTCGGCGCGGACCTCCAGGACCACTACACCTATGTGATCAATGGCGACGGCTGCCTGATGGAGGGCATCAGCCATGAAGCCATCGCCCTTGCCGGCCACCTTAAGCTCAACAAGCTGATCCTCTTCTGGGACAACAACTCGATCACCATCGACGGCGCCGTTTCGCTGTCGGACTCGACCGATCAGATCGCCCGCTTCAAGGCCGTTCACTGGAACACGATTGAGATCGATGGCCACGATCAGGCCGCCATCGCCGATGCAATCGAGGCCGCCCACAAGTCTGATCGCCCGACCTTCATCGCCTGCAAGACGGTGATCGGCTTCGGCGCCCCGAACAAGGCCGGCAGCCACAAGGTTCACGGCAGCCCGCTCGGCGCCGACGAGATCGCCGCCACCCGTAGGGCGCTGAACTGGGATTACGAGCCCTTCGTCGTTCCCTCGGACGTTCTCGATGCATGGCGCGCAGCCGGCACCCGTTCCGACAATCTCGTCAAGGCATGGGAAGAAACTCTGTCCAGATCGCCGGCCAGAGCGGAATTCTCCCGCCGTATGGCAGGCGACCTGCCGGAAGGTTTCGATGCCGCGATCAGCGCATATAAGAAGAAGCTGGCCGAGACCAGGCCGACGGTCGCAACCCGCAAGGCATCCGAAGACGCGCTGGAGATCATCAACGGCTTCGTGCCGGAGACGCTTGGCGGTTCCGCCGACCTGACGCCGTCGAACAACACCAAGACCAGCCAGATGCACTCGATCACGCCGACGGATTTCGCCGGCCGTTACGTGCACTGGGGCATCCGCGAGCACGGCATGGCGTCAGCCATGAACGGCATTGCGCTGCATGGCGGCCTCATTCCCTATAGCGGCGGCTTCCTGATTTTCTCGGATTACTGCCGCCCGCCGATCCGCCTCGCTGCACTGATGGGCATCCGCGTCATCCACGTTCTGACGCATGACTCGATTGGCGTCGGAGAAGACGGCCCGACGCACCAGCCCGTCGAACAGCTCGCCGGCTTGCGCGCCATCCCCAACCTGCTGGTCTTCCGTCCGGCCGACGCCACGGAAACGGCGGAATGCTGGCAAATCGCCATCAAGACTCACAACCGTCCGTCGGGCCTTGCCCTGACGCGTCAGAACCTCAGCCCGGCCCGCACCGAATACAGCGAAAAGAACCTCTGCGAACAGGGCGCCTATACGCTCGCCGGTAATGCCGACGCCAAGGTGACGATCTTCGCTTCCGGCTCGGAAGTCGAAATCGCCGTGGCCGCTCGCGCCGCTCTTGAAGCCAAGGGGGTTTCGGTCCGCGTCGTCTCGGTGCCCTGCACCGAACTGTTCTTCGAACAGCCGGAAGCCTATCGCAAGCAAGTGCTCGGCAACTCCCCGGTCAAGATCGCCGTCGAAGCCGCCGTCCGCGAGGGCTGGGACGCCTTCATCGGACCGGAAGGCACTTTCATCGGCATGAAGAGCTTCGGCGCTTCCGGTCCGGTGAAGGACGTTTACAAGCATTTCGGCATCACCGCCGACGCCGTCGTTGCGGCTGCCGAAGCAAAGCTTTAA
- the gap gene encoding type I glyceraldehyde-3-phosphate dehydrogenase encodes MTVKVAINGFGRIGRNVLRAIVESGRTDIEVVAINDLGPVETNAHLLRYDSIHGKFPAEVKVEGDTIIVGGGKPIKVTAIKDPATLPHRELGVDIAMECTGIFTARDKAAAHLTAGAKRVIVSAPADGADLTVVYGVNHDQLTKEHTVISNASCTTNCLVPVVKVLDDAVGIDHGFMTTIHSYTGDQPTLDTMHKDLYRARAAALSMIPTSTGAAKAVGLVLPHLKGKLDGTSIRVPTPNVSVVDFKFVSKKATTVGEINEAIKAASNGKLKGILGYTDEPLVSRDFNHDSHSSIFATDQTKVMEGNFVRVLSWYDNEWGFSSRMSDTAVALAKLI; translated from the coding sequence ATGACAGTCAAGGTTGCCATCAATGGTTTCGGCCGCATCGGCCGTAACGTCCTGCGCGCTATCGTCGAATCCGGCCGCACCGACATCGAGGTCGTCGCCATCAACGACCTCGGCCCGGTCGAGACCAATGCCCATCTCCTGCGTTACGACTCGATCCACGGCAAGTTCCCGGCCGAAGTGAAGGTCGAAGGTGACACGATCATCGTTGGCGGCGGCAAGCCGATTAAGGTTACCGCGATCAAGGATCCGGCAACGCTGCCGCACCGCGAGCTCGGCGTTGACATCGCCATGGAATGCACCGGCATCTTCACCGCCCGCGACAAGGCCGCCGCCCACCTGACGGCCGGCGCCAAGCGCGTCATCGTCTCGGCTCCCGCCGATGGCGCAGATCTCACCGTCGTCTACGGCGTCAACCATGACCAGCTCACCAAGGAGCATACGGTCATCTCCAACGCCTCCTGCACCACCAACTGCCTGGTGCCCGTTGTCAAGGTTCTCGACGACGCCGTCGGCATCGACCACGGCTTCATGACGACCATCCACTCCTACACCGGCGACCAGCCGACGCTCGACACGATGCACAAGGACCTGTATCGCGCCCGCGCAGCCGCCCTCTCGATGATCCCGACCTCGACGGGCGCAGCCAAGGCCGTCGGCCTCGTCCTGCCGCATCTCAAGGGCAAGCTCGACGGCACCTCGATCCGCGTTCCCACCCCGAACGTTTCGGTCGTCGACTTCAAATTCGTCTCCAAGAAGGCCACCACGGTCGGCGAAATCAACGAAGCCATCAAGGCTGCCTCCAACGGCAAGCTGAAGGGCATCCTCGGCTACACCGACGAGCCGCTCGTCTCCCGCGACTTCAACCACGACAGCCACTCCTCGATCTTCGCGACCGATCAGACCAAGGTCATGGAAGGCAACTTCGTGCGCGTCCTGTCCTGGTATGACAACGAATGGGGCTTCTCCAGCCGCATGTCCGACACGGCCGTCGCCCTCGCCAAGCTCATCTGA
- a CDS encoding potassium/proton antiporter: MEAFYIVVLVATALVLMAAFSSLLAFRFGAPLLLLFLMIGLAAGVDGLGIEFSNNYLAYILGSIALAVILFDSGFGTPMQAFRLAAVPSLTLASVGVLITASLFAVAAMWLLNFTWLEGLLLGSIVASTDAAAVFFLLRIGGINIRDKVRSTLEVESGTNDPMAIFLTIALVEVLASGERYAGINIGMLAMFIQQMGLGVILGLLGGMMIVLIVSKLDTDRGLTPIFVLALALLVFSFTGAVGGSGFLAVYVAGIYAGNRKMQAIGTIKRFQDGMTWLAQIIMFLVLGLLATPSQFPVIIVPAILLALFLIFVARPLAVWLSLLPFDYTQQEIGFVAWVGLRGAVSILLAIMPILGRLENGQIFFNTAFIIVLVSLLIQGWTIKPVAKKLGLIIPPRIGAVDKVEVDLPGAANHELLSYRVIKDSPVLRGERIPRWATPSLVIRDGKSMRYQYAGRLRENDLVYLFIVPSYSRLLDRLFASRAPVDEDDAEFFGAFALSPARPAADLDAAYGPGLLNESEKGLTIAELMRQRLGGKADYADRVRLGSIILIVRDLDEHDHVTSVGMSLEAVEPATTLPIFINLKDIIQRIRDRLNGRRNREAAASETMPKASAGGDEARRENGR, from the coding sequence ATGGAAGCGTTCTATATCGTGGTGCTGGTTGCGACGGCGCTCGTGCTTATGGCCGCTTTTTCCAGCCTGCTCGCCTTCCGCTTCGGCGCGCCGCTGCTGCTGCTCTTCCTGATGATCGGCCTTGCCGCCGGCGTCGATGGCCTCGGAATCGAGTTCAGCAACAACTATCTCGCCTATATCCTGGGCTCCATCGCGCTCGCCGTCATCCTGTTCGATTCCGGCTTCGGCACGCCGATGCAGGCTTTCCGGCTCGCGGCAGTGCCTTCTTTGACGCTCGCCTCGGTCGGCGTTCTGATCACCGCCTCGCTCTTTGCCGTCGCTGCCATGTGGCTATTGAACTTCACCTGGCTCGAAGGCCTGCTGCTCGGTTCGATCGTCGCATCGACGGATGCCGCCGCCGTCTTCTTCCTGCTGCGCATCGGCGGCATCAACATCCGCGACAAGGTGCGCTCGACGCTCGAGGTCGAATCCGGCACCAATGATCCGATGGCGATCTTCCTCACCATCGCCCTCGTCGAAGTCCTGGCGAGTGGGGAGCGTTATGCCGGCATCAACATCGGCATGCTCGCCATGTTCATCCAGCAGATGGGGCTTGGCGTCATCCTCGGCCTGCTCGGCGGCATGATGATCGTGTTGATCGTCAGCAAGCTTGACACCGACCGCGGCCTGACGCCGATCTTCGTGCTGGCTCTCGCCCTTCTCGTCTTCTCCTTCACCGGCGCGGTCGGTGGCAGTGGTTTCCTTGCCGTTTACGTCGCCGGCATCTACGCCGGAAATCGCAAGATGCAGGCGATCGGCACCATCAAGCGATTCCAGGACGGCATGACCTGGCTGGCGCAGATCATCATGTTCCTGGTGCTCGGCCTGCTCGCCACGCCGTCGCAATTTCCCGTCATCATCGTGCCGGCCATCCTGCTCGCCCTCTTCCTGATCTTCGTCGCACGGCCGCTGGCGGTCTGGCTGTCGCTGCTTCCCTTCGATTACACCCAGCAGGAGATCGGTTTCGTCGCCTGGGTCGGCCTACGCGGCGCCGTCTCCATTCTGCTCGCCATCATGCCGATCCTCGGCCGGCTGGAAAACGGCCAGATCTTTTTCAACACTGCCTTCATCATCGTGCTGGTCTCGCTGCTCATCCAGGGCTGGACGATCAAGCCGGTCGCCAAGAAGCTCGGCCTGATCATTCCCCCACGCATCGGCGCCGTCGATAAGGTCGAGGTCGACCTTCCGGGTGCCGCCAACCACGAACTGCTCTCCTACCGCGTGATCAAGGATAGTCCGGTGCTGCGCGGTGAGCGCATCCCGCGCTGGGCAACCCCTTCGCTCGTCATCCGCGACGGCAAGTCGATGCGCTACCAATATGCCGGACGGCTGCGCGAAAATGATCTCGTCTATCTCTTCATCGTGCCGAGCTATTCCCGCCTGCTCGACCGGCTCTTCGCCAGCCGCGCCCCTGTCGACGAGGACGATGCCGAATTCTTCGGGGCCTTCGCGCTCTCGCCTGCCCGCCCCGCCGCCGATCTCGATGCAGCTTACGGTCCCGGCCTGCTCAACGAATCCGAAAAAGGCCTGACGATCGCCGAACTGATGCGCCAGCGCCTCGGCGGCAAGGCCGATTATGCCGATCGCGTCCGTCTCGGCTCGATCATCCTCATCGTCCGTGATCTCGACGAGCACGACCACGTCACCTCGGTCGGCATGTCGCTCGAAGCGGTCGAACCGGCCACGACGCTGCCGATCTTCATCAATCTCAAGGACATTATCCAGCGCATCCGCGACAGGTTGAACGGACGTCGCAACCGCGAAGCGGCGGCCTCCGAAACCATGCCGAAAGCATCGGCCGGAGGCGACGAAGCCAGACGCGAAAACGGCCGTTGA
- a CDS encoding phosphoglycerate kinase, which produces MPSFKTLDDLSDISGKRVLVRVDLNVPVKDGKVTDTTRIERVAPTILELSDKGAKVILLAHFGRPKDGPSPDLSLSLIAPSVEEVLDHAVLTASDCIGEAATAAVAGMNNGDILLLENTRFHKGEEKNDPDFTKALAANGDIYVNDAFSAAHRAHASTEGLAHHLPAYAGRTMQAELEALEKGLGAPARPVVAIVGGAKVSTKIDLLMNLVKKVDALVIGGGMANTFIAARGTNVGKSLCEHDLAETAKQIMIEAATSGCAIILPEDGVVAREFRAGAANETVDINAIPADAMVLDVGPKSVEAINAWIERAATLVWNGPLGAFEIEPFDTATVAAAKYAAERTAAGKLTSVAGGGDTVSALNHAGVADDFTYVSTAGGAFLEWMEGKELPGVAVLNAAR; this is translated from the coding sequence ATGCCTTCTTTCAAGACCCTCGACGATCTTTCCGACATCAGCGGCAAGCGCGTTCTCGTCCGCGTCGACCTCAACGTTCCGGTCAAGGACGGCAAGGTCACCGATACGACACGCATCGAGCGCGTGGCACCGACGATCCTCGAACTCTCCGATAAGGGGGCCAAGGTGATCCTGCTTGCCCATTTCGGCCGGCCGAAGGACGGCCCGTCGCCGGATCTGTCGCTGTCGCTGATCGCCCCTTCCGTCGAGGAAGTGCTTGATCATGCCGTGCTGACCGCCTCCGACTGCATCGGCGAGGCCGCCACCGCCGCCGTCGCCGGGATGAATAACGGCGATATCCTGCTGCTGGAGAACACCCGCTTCCACAAGGGCGAGGAAAAGAACGATCCCGATTTCACCAAGGCGCTGGCCGCCAATGGCGATATTTACGTCAACGACGCCTTCTCCGCCGCCCACCGCGCCCATGCTTCGACCGAAGGCCTGGCCCACCACCTGCCGGCCTATGCCGGCCGTACCATGCAGGCCGAGCTGGAAGCACTGGAAAAGGGCCTCGGCGCGCCGGCCCGCCCGGTGGTCGCCATTGTCGGCGGCGCCAAGGTCTCGACCAAGATCGACCTCCTGATGAACCTGGTGAAGAAGGTCGACGCGCTGGTCATCGGCGGCGGCATGGCCAATACCTTTATCGCCGCCCGGGGCACCAATGTCGGCAAGTCGCTCTGCGAGCATGATCTTGCTGAAACCGCCAAGCAGATCATGATCGAGGCCGCGACATCAGGCTGCGCCATCATACTGCCGGAAGACGGCGTCGTTGCGCGCGAATTCAGAGCCGGTGCCGCCAACGAGACGGTTGATATTAACGCCATTCCCGCCGATGCCATGGTGCTCGACGTTGGGCCGAAATCGGTCGAGGCTATCAACGCCTGGATCGAGCGCGCCGCAACGCTCGTCTGGAACGGTCCGCTCGGCGCCTTCGAAATTGAGCCCTTCGATACCGCAACGGTCGCGGCCGCGAAATACGCCGCTGAGCGCACTGCAGCCGGAAAGCTCACCTCTGTTGCCGGCGGCGGCGACACCGTCTCGGCGCTCAACCATGCCGGCGTTGCCGACGATTTCACCTATGTCTCGACCGCCGGCGGCGCCTTCCTGGAATGGATGGAAGGCAAGGAACTTCCCGGCGTCGCCGTCCTCAACGCCGCCAGATAA
- a CDS encoding class I fructose-bisphosphate aldolase: MSERLEDIAVQMVAGGRGLLAADESTSTIKKRFDTINLESTETSRRDYREMLFRSDEAMKKYISGVILFEETLYQKAADGTPFVDIIRAAGSIPGIKVDTGAKPMAKFPGETITEGLDGLGERLAKYYEAGARFAKWRGVIAISSSLPTRGSVRANAQALARYAALCQEAKIVPIVEPECLMDGKPGDHNIDRCAEVTESTLQIVFEELAEARVSLEGMILKPNMVIDGKNARKASVAEVAERTVQVLKRTVPSAVPGIAFLSGGQTTEEATAHLSAINGFDLPWLVTFSYGRALQDSALKAWNGKPENVAAGQREFTHRAEMNSLAAKGSWKKDLEQAA; the protein is encoded by the coding sequence ATGAGCGAACGACTGGAAGACATTGCAGTGCAGATGGTTGCGGGCGGCCGGGGACTGCTTGCGGCTGACGAATCGACCTCCACCATCAAGAAGCGTTTCGACACGATCAATCTCGAATCGACCGAAACCAGCCGTCGCGACTACCGCGAGATGCTCTTCCGCTCCGACGAGGCGATGAAGAAATATATCTCCGGCGTCATCCTGTTCGAAGAGACGCTTTATCAGAAGGCCGCCGACGGTACGCCTTTCGTCGATATCATCCGCGCTGCCGGTTCCATTCCAGGCATCAAGGTCGATACCGGCGCCAAGCCGATGGCCAAATTCCCGGGCGAAACCATTACCGAAGGCCTCGACGGCCTCGGCGAACGCCTGGCCAAATATTATGAGGCCGGCGCCCGATTCGCCAAATGGCGCGGCGTCATTGCCATCTCGTCGTCGCTGCCGACCCGCGGTTCGGTCCGTGCCAACGCTCAGGCGCTCGCCCGCTATGCGGCTCTCTGCCAGGAAGCCAAGATCGTACCGATCGTCGAGCCGGAATGCCTGATGGACGGCAAGCCGGGCGACCATAACATCGACCGCTGCGCCGAAGTGACCGAATCCACGCTTCAAATCGTTTTCGAGGAACTGGCCGAAGCCCGCGTCAGCCTCGAAGGCATGATCCTGAAGCCGAACATGGTCATCGACGGCAAGAACGCCCGCAAGGCTTCCGTCGCCGAAGTCGCCGAGCGCACCGTCCAGGTGCTGAAGCGCACGGTTCCGTCGGCCGTTCCCGGCATCGCCTTCCTCTCCGGCGGTCAAACCACCGAAGAAGCGACCGCGCATCTTTCCGCCATCAATGGTTTTGACCTGCCCTGGCTCGTCACCTTCTCCTATGGACGCGCCCTGCAGGACAGCGCGCTCAAGGCCTGGAATGGCAAGCCGGAGAACGTCGCGGCCGGACAGCGCGAGTTCACCCACCGCGCGGAGATGAACAGCCTTGCCGCGAAGGGTAGCTGGAAGAAGGACCTGGAACAGGCCGCCTGA